A DNA window from Amycolatopsis sp. DSM 110486 contains the following coding sequences:
- a CDS encoding erythromycin esterase family protein has protein sequence MKLDSMGFADWVRSHALSLDTLDPHAGLDDLEPVREFIGNARVVAIGEAAHHVREFSLVRHRLLRFLAERCGFTVLAVEAPTVGADAIDAWLHGGAGTVAEIASRASMVGLLESREVHDLLAWIRAHNRTASRPLRWIGTVPGGGSPLPELEAAAGHLRSADPDALPLLEQAAERARKYHDSEIFTTLSRYAALEPADQDALTATLSRLRFRLETMAASQRGTHREQEHAAALRHLGFAWRLDHFHRDVAGRGLPVGSAALDECMAEEVLQLLDDEPETRVVLALHNVHIRKVPHAGPAGLFPAGYHLAQALGDDYRAIAVTGGHGRTARVRPAPERVPGFEVSDVPLPSLTERAIENAFVSQTALTIAILSAARRDINDAESFQQTRMEDYFMDVPVFDAFDAIAHTPLISCNDYVATHSSRRAGAEPPPRNQPTLEEFR, from the coding sequence ATGAAGCTCGACAGCATGGGGTTCGCCGACTGGGTGCGTTCGCACGCCCTGTCACTGGACACCCTCGATCCCCACGCCGGCCTGGACGACCTCGAACCTGTGCGCGAGTTCATCGGCAACGCCCGCGTCGTCGCCATCGGTGAGGCCGCGCACCATGTCCGGGAGTTCTCCCTGGTGCGGCACCGGTTGCTGCGCTTCCTGGCGGAACGCTGTGGTTTCACCGTGCTCGCGGTCGAGGCCCCTACCGTCGGGGCAGACGCGATCGACGCCTGGCTGCACGGCGGAGCCGGAACCGTGGCCGAGATCGCCTCCCGCGCCAGCATGGTGGGTCTGCTGGAGTCCCGCGAGGTGCACGACCTGCTGGCCTGGATCCGCGCACACAACCGCACCGCGTCCCGTCCACTGCGGTGGATCGGTACCGTGCCTGGCGGAGGATCGCCGCTGCCCGAGCTCGAGGCGGCCGCGGGCCATCTGCGGTCAGCCGACCCCGATGCGCTGCCGCTACTGGAGCAGGCAGCCGAGCGCGCGCGAAAGTATCACGACAGCGAGATCTTCACGACGCTGAGCCGCTACGCGGCCCTGGAACCGGCCGACCAGGACGCCCTGACCGCCACGCTGAGCCGCCTGCGGTTCCGGCTTGAGACGATGGCCGCCAGCCAGCGCGGCACGCATCGCGAGCAGGAGCACGCCGCGGCGCTGCGGCATCTCGGCTTCGCGTGGCGTCTGGACCACTTCCACCGCGACGTCGCTGGACGTGGCCTCCCCGTGGGCTCGGCCGCCCTCGACGAATGCATGGCCGAGGAGGTCCTGCAGCTCCTCGACGACGAGCCGGAGACCCGAGTCGTGCTTGCCCTGCACAACGTGCACATCCGCAAGGTGCCTCATGCAGGTCCCGCCGGGCTGTTCCCCGCCGGCTACCACCTCGCCCAAGCTCTCGGCGACGACTACCGGGCCATCGCCGTCACCGGCGGTCACGGCCGAACCGCCCGCGTCCGCCCCGCCCCCGAACGCGTCCCCGGGTTTGAGGTCTCCGATGTCCCGCTGCCGTCGCTCACCGAGCGTGCCATCGAGAACGCGTTCGTGAGCCAAACCGCACTCACCATCGCCATCCTCAGCGCCGCCCGCCGCGACATCAACGACGCCGAATCCTTCCAGCAGACACGAATGGAGGACTACTTCATGGACGTCCCCGTCTTCGACGCCTTCGACGCGATCGCCCACACCCCCCTCATCAGTTGCAACGACTACGTCGCCACCCACTCATCACGCCGGGCCGGCGCCGAGCCACCACCCCGGAATCAGCCCACCCTCGAGGAGTTCCGATGA
- a CDS encoding TetR/AcrR family transcriptional regulator, whose product MSTNAVHHSPRQHRRADAERSIATILDAAVIILRDRPRASMTEIATAAGVARQTVYTHYPSRAALIHAVEQRALTDVVAAIDAADIDHGSPAAALDRLLTVAWQTGNRHHLPEIPSTQATGEATRKQHQPILDRLQQLITRGQDEGAFDPRLPATWLVATFLALAHAAGDEVRANRMNADDALRALRRSLSRVLGVDHLAAAPDPD is encoded by the coding sequence ATGTCCACAAACGCAGTTCATCATTCACCGCGGCAGCATCGCCGGGCAGACGCCGAGCGCAGCATTGCGACGATCCTCGACGCGGCGGTGATCATCCTGCGCGACCGCCCCCGCGCCAGCATGACCGAGATCGCGACCGCCGCCGGCGTCGCCCGCCAGACCGTCTACACGCACTACCCGTCCCGAGCGGCCCTCATCCACGCTGTCGAGCAGCGCGCCCTGACCGATGTCGTCGCAGCCATCGACGCCGCCGACATCGACCACGGTTCCCCCGCGGCGGCGCTCGACCGCCTGCTCACCGTCGCGTGGCAGACCGGGAATCGCCATCACCTGCCCGAGATCCCGTCCACGCAAGCCACTGGCGAGGCCACCCGCAAGCAGCACCAACCGATCCTCGACCGCCTGCAGCAGTTGATCACCCGGGGCCAAGACGAGGGCGCGTTCGACCCCCGGCTACCAGCCACCTGGCTGGTAGCGACCTTCCTCGCCCTCGCCCACGCTGCAGGCGACGAAGTCAGAGCCAACCGGATGAACGCCGACGACGCTCTCCGCGCACTCCGCCGCTCCCTAAGCCGCGTCCTCGGCGTCGACCACCTCGCCGCCGCGCCAGATCCGGACTGA
- a CDS encoding right-handed parallel beta-helix repeat-containing protein gives MRHTARAVLTALAVSAAAVAVAPGAQAAGPPGFTIVVAPNGNDHNPGSAGRPLASLQKAQKLARDLVGRANVTVELAGGTYRLTAPLTFTAEDSGRNGHTITWQARPGQAPVLSGGQAVTGWKLHDPAANIYVADTPKGVDTRQLAVDGALAPRAAITIARSDVAVTTTGLSIVNPALDYLATLPDQNRIEVESQNSFTDRYAPVQHISGTTITMQQPAWNNNNWGYDTLAHPFAGGTLQLENSYSFLKTAGQWYLDPQAGKLYYKAAPGQTPAHSDVELPRLSSLVRLSGTQAQPIHDLTFRGLSFEHTTWLQPGTAVGYADQQSGTFITGTYPQPADVLTSCQLGCPQFEATRNGWNQVPAAVQVSAARNISFVGNTFAHLGQVALGIGNDANAHASGIGLGASGITVQHNTFTDDSGSGIVVGGVQPDAHHPRNPAMTNKDITITDNLVTDVARDYKDMAGILSTYVTHAVIEHNEVSDLAYDGIDVGWGWGANDRGGSQDYRNRGLYDYQPVYTTPTTLKDTVVRGNLVHGTKKVFHDGGSIYNLSADPGAMIDDNYIYDNHSTVGLYLDEGSRYVSLSHNVIQDAGVWAFTNASSTNNTNDNTFTGNWYNTGATQVATGSPHNNVLDGNVHLTDGTWPPAAQAVMENAGIRPNPGASS, from the coding sequence ATGCGTCACACCGCAAGAGCAGTGCTGACGGCCCTCGCCGTCTCGGCCGCGGCCGTCGCGGTCGCGCCCGGCGCGCAGGCGGCCGGACCGCCCGGTTTCACGATCGTCGTCGCGCCGAACGGCAACGACCACAACCCGGGCAGCGCCGGCCGCCCCCTCGCCTCGCTGCAGAAGGCCCAGAAACTGGCTCGCGACCTCGTCGGCCGGGCGAACGTGACCGTCGAGCTCGCCGGTGGCACGTACCGGCTGACGGCCCCCCTCACGTTCACCGCCGAGGACTCCGGCCGAAACGGCCACACCATCACGTGGCAGGCCCGCCCCGGCCAGGCCCCGGTGCTGTCCGGCGGACAGGCCGTGACCGGCTGGAAGCTGCACGACCCGGCGGCGAACATCTACGTCGCCGACACCCCGAAGGGCGTGGACACGCGCCAGCTCGCCGTCGACGGCGCACTCGCGCCGCGGGCCGCGATCACCATCGCCCGCAGCGACGTCGCGGTCACCACGACCGGGCTGTCCATCGTGAACCCGGCGCTCGACTACCTGGCCACCTTGCCCGACCAGAACCGGATCGAGGTGGAGAGCCAGAACTCCTTCACCGACCGGTACGCGCCGGTGCAGCACATCAGCGGCACCACGATCACCATGCAGCAACCCGCGTGGAACAACAACAATTGGGGTTACGACACGCTCGCGCACCCGTTCGCGGGAGGCACGCTGCAGCTGGAGAACTCGTACTCGTTCCTGAAGACCGCCGGGCAGTGGTACCTCGATCCCCAGGCCGGGAAGCTCTACTACAAGGCCGCCCCCGGCCAGACCCCGGCGCACAGCGACGTGGAACTGCCGCGCCTCAGCTCGTTGGTCCGGCTGAGCGGTACGCAGGCCCAGCCCATCCACGACCTCACCTTCCGCGGCCTGAGCTTCGAGCACACCACCTGGCTGCAGCCCGGCACCGCGGTGGGTTACGCCGACCAGCAGAGCGGCACGTTCATCACCGGCACCTACCCGCAGCCGGCGGACGTCCTCACGTCCTGTCAGCTCGGGTGTCCCCAGTTCGAGGCCACGCGCAACGGCTGGAACCAGGTGCCTGCCGCCGTCCAGGTCTCGGCCGCTCGCAACATCTCGTTCGTGGGCAACACGTTCGCCCACCTCGGCCAGGTGGCGCTCGGCATCGGCAACGACGCGAACGCCCACGCCTCCGGTATCGGCCTCGGCGCGTCGGGGATCACCGTGCAGCACAACACCTTCACCGACGACTCCGGCTCCGGCATCGTCGTCGGCGGGGTGCAACCCGACGCGCATCACCCGCGTAACCCGGCGATGACGAACAAGGACATCACCATCACCGACAACCTCGTGACCGACGTCGCGCGGGACTACAAGGACATGGCCGGCATCCTGAGCACCTACGTCACCCACGCCGTGATCGAGCACAACGAGGTGTCCGACCTCGCCTACGACGGCATCGACGTCGGCTGGGGCTGGGGCGCCAACGATCGCGGTGGCAGCCAGGACTATCGCAACCGCGGTCTGTACGACTATCAGCCGGTGTACACCACACCCACCACGCTGAAGGACACCGTGGTGCGCGGCAACCTCGTCCACGGCACCAAGAAGGTCTTCCACGACGGCGGGAGCATCTACAACCTCTCCGCCGACCCGGGCGCCATGATCGACGACAACTACATCTACGACAACCACAGCACGGTCGGGCTGTACCTCGATGAGGGCTCGCGCTACGTGAGCCTGTCGCACAACGTGATCCAGGACGCCGGCGTCTGGGCGTTCACCAACGCGAGCTCCACCAACAACACCAACGACAACACCTTCACCGGCAACTGGTACAACACCGGCGCCACCCAGGTCGCGACCGGCTCCCCGCACAACAACGTGCTCGACGGCAACGTCCACCTCACCGACGGGACCTGGCCCCCGGCGGCGCAAGCGGTGATGGAAAACGCCGGCATCCGCCCGAACCCCGGCGCCTCGTCCTGA
- a CDS encoding SDR family oxidoreductase yields MTGLSAFDLTGKLAVVTGARRGIGLGMAEALAAAGADIVAVSAHQEPSGSEVEARVTALGRRCTALSADFADRAAVADLAAALAGLDRPVDILVNNAGTIARAPAAEHSDADWDRVLTVDLTSQFALTRAVGAGMIERGRGKIVFTASLLSFQGGINVPGYAAAKSGIAGLTRALANEWASRGVNVNAIVPGYVETDNTQALRADPERFAAILDRIPAGRWARPEDFAGVAVFLASSASDYVHGALIPVDGGWLGR; encoded by the coding sequence GTGACCGGCTTGTCCGCCTTCGACCTCACCGGCAAGCTCGCGGTGGTCACCGGGGCCCGCCGCGGGATCGGCCTCGGCATGGCCGAGGCGCTGGCCGCCGCCGGTGCGGACATCGTGGCCGTCAGCGCGCACCAGGAGCCGTCCGGCAGCGAGGTCGAGGCACGCGTGACCGCGCTCGGCCGCCGCTGCACCGCGCTGAGCGCCGACTTCGCCGACCGGGCGGCCGTCGCGGATCTGGCGGCAGCGCTCGCCGGTCTCGACCGGCCCGTGGACATCCTGGTCAACAACGCCGGCACCATCGCCCGCGCCCCGGCGGCCGAACACTCCGACGCCGACTGGGACCGGGTGCTCACCGTCGATCTCACGAGCCAGTTTGCGCTCACCCGTGCCGTGGGCGCAGGCATGATCGAGCGCGGCCGGGGCAAGATCGTGTTCACCGCCTCGTTGCTGAGTTTCCAGGGCGGCATCAACGTGCCCGGCTACGCCGCGGCCAAGTCGGGCATCGCCGGGCTCACCCGTGCGCTGGCCAATGAGTGGGCGAGCCGGGGCGTGAACGTCAACGCCATCGTCCCCGGCTACGTCGAGACCGACAACACCCAGGCGCTGCGCGCCGATCCCGAACGCTTCGCCGCCATCCTCGACCGCATTCCCGCCGGCCGGTGGGCGCGGCCCGAGGATTTCGCAGGTGTGGCCGTCTTTCTCGCCTCCTCGGCGTCGGACTACGTGCACGGCGCCCTCATCCCGGTCGACGGCGGATGGCTGGGCCGATGA
- a CDS encoding zinc-binding dehydrogenase, producing the protein MTSPTRATAARRVAYGGARALVVERTETEPPAPGHVRVDVAYTGICGTDLHIFHGDMDGRVPPGAVIGHEMSGRVAEVGAGVTGWRPGDPVTVLPLRWCGDCPACRAGHTHVCHRLVFLGIDASGALQNSWTVPADTLVPLPHDLRLDHAALVEPTAVAVHDVRRAQLRQGEHALVVGGGPIGVLIALVARRAGASVVLAEPDAYRRSVAEGLGLTALDPAADDFAGTLGQWTGGAGAAVAFEVSGAAAGVATAVDALATRGRLVQVAIHPVAREVDLHRFFWRELTLLGARLYEREDFTAAVDLLTEGVIPAERLISRIEPLERVTEAFTALESGAGVMKVLVDCRTGAGQEAR; encoded by the coding sequence ATGACCTCCCCGACACGCGCTACCGCCGCCCGCCGGGTCGCCTACGGCGGCGCCCGCGCCCTGGTCGTCGAGCGGACCGAAACCGAGCCACCCGCGCCCGGCCACGTCCGGGTCGACGTGGCCTACACCGGGATCTGCGGAACCGACCTGCACATCTTCCACGGCGACATGGACGGCCGGGTCCCGCCGGGCGCCGTGATCGGACACGAGATGTCCGGCCGGGTCGCCGAGGTCGGCGCCGGGGTGACGGGCTGGCGGCCCGGCGACCCCGTCACGGTGCTGCCGTTGCGGTGGTGCGGTGACTGCCCCGCCTGCCGGGCGGGCCACACCCACGTGTGCCACCGCCTGGTCTTCCTGGGCATCGACGCGTCCGGTGCCCTGCAGAACAGCTGGACGGTGCCCGCGGACACGCTCGTGCCGCTGCCACATGACCTCCGGCTCGACCACGCGGCACTCGTCGAGCCGACCGCGGTCGCCGTGCACGACGTGCGGCGTGCCCAGCTGCGCCAGGGCGAGCACGCGCTCGTCGTCGGCGGGGGACCGATCGGCGTGCTCATCGCGCTCGTCGCGCGCCGGGCGGGCGCGTCGGTCGTGCTGGCCGAGCCCGACGCGTACCGGCGGTCCGTCGCCGAGGGACTGGGCCTCACCGCGCTCGACCCCGCGGCCGACGACTTCGCGGGCACCCTCGGGCAGTGGACGGGCGGCGCCGGCGCCGCGGTGGCGTTCGAGGTGTCCGGCGCGGCGGCGGGCGTGGCCACGGCGGTCGACGCGCTGGCCACGAGGGGTCGGCTCGTCCAGGTGGCGATCCACCCGGTGGCCCGCGAGGTGGACCTGCACCGGTTCTTCTGGCGGGAACTCACCTTGCTCGGCGCGCGGCTGTACGAACGCGAGGACTTCACCGCCGCGGTCGACCTGCTCACTGAAGGAGTGATCCCGGCCGAAAGGTTGATCTCTCGGATCGAACCGCTCGAGCGCGTCACAGAGGCCTTCACCGCACTGGAAAGCGGTGCCGGCGTGATGAAGGTGCTCGTCGACTGCCGGACCGGCGCGGGGCAGGAGGCACGGTGA
- a CDS encoding amidohydrolase encodes MTAALSILDSHVHFWDPRRMRYPWLDDVAELDRARTPEHFPGRAEVIVVEAGRVPDGAAAEIAWIRQESRRHPRIRGIVAHVEIGNPARARELVEEHDPFVVGVRRNAQDEPPGFLDDHDFRAGARLLGEAGLPFDACVRAHQLPELTELATACPRTTIVLDHLGKPAPGGPGYDRWRRDLRRLARRDNVLCKLSGLATETTPGTDRGAVVDALREALDVFGPGRCLYGSDWPVLTLATEYAAWLDLVHTALAAHPAAAAEAVFHDNAARAYRVRSAAQGPRKDPE; translated from the coding sequence GTGACGGCAGCTCTCTCGATCCTCGACTCCCACGTGCACTTCTGGGATCCGCGCCGGATGCGTTACCCGTGGCTCGACGACGTCGCCGAGCTCGACCGTGCCCGTACCCCCGAGCACTTCCCGGGCCGGGCAGAGGTCATCGTCGTCGAGGCCGGCCGGGTGCCCGACGGCGCCGCCGCCGAGATCGCGTGGATCCGGCAGGAGTCGCGCCGGCACCCGCGGATCCGCGGAATCGTCGCCCACGTCGAAATCGGGAATCCCGCGCGGGCGCGAGAGCTCGTCGAAGAGCACGATCCGTTTGTCGTCGGGGTGCGGCGCAACGCGCAGGACGAACCGCCCGGCTTCCTCGACGACCACGACTTCCGCGCGGGAGCCCGCTTGCTGGGTGAGGCCGGCCTGCCGTTCGACGCCTGCGTCCGCGCGCACCAGCTGCCGGAACTGACCGAACTCGCCACCGCCTGCCCGCGGACCACGATAGTCCTGGACCACCTCGGAAAACCCGCACCGGGAGGACCCGGCTACGACCGGTGGCGCCGGGACCTGCGGCGGCTGGCCCGGCGCGACAACGTGCTCTGCAAACTGTCCGGCCTGGCCACCGAAACCACACCGGGTACCGACCGCGGCGCCGTGGTCGACGCGCTGCGCGAAGCGCTCGACGTGTTCGGCCCCGGCCGCTGCCTCTACGGCAGCGACTGGCCGGTGCTGACGCTGGCCACCGAGTACGCCGCGTGGCTCGACCTCGTTCACACGGCACTCGCCGCTCATCCGGCCGCCGCGGCCGAAGCCGTCTTCCACGACAACGCGGCCCGGGCCTACCGGGTGCGCAGCGCCGCGCAGGGACCACGAAAGGACCCCGAATGA
- a CDS encoding aldo/keto reductase: MNRTTLGHTGLTVSRLGFGAAPLGRLAAPARQRGIDAVHTALELGITFFDVSPFYGETVAETVLGQALRGVERSAYVLATKVGRYGQADFDFSGDRVTRSVHESLARLDAGHLDLVQCHDIEFGDLDQVIGETLPALRALQETGLVRAVGITGFPLPALAYVAERAPVDTIISYCQYTLQNRRLAAWRERFERFGTAVLNAAPLAMGALTQQGAPPWHPAPKEVLQRCAEAAAVCRERGADLARVALQYAVSTGDFPVTIVGAADPDEVRRDVRWLTEPLDESLVREVEACLEPVRDRGWVNGRPENQHPGEWP, encoded by the coding sequence ATGAACCGCACCACCCTCGGCCACACCGGGCTCACGGTCTCCCGGCTGGGTTTCGGCGCCGCGCCGCTGGGCCGGCTGGCCGCCCCGGCTCGCCAACGCGGCATCGACGCCGTGCACACGGCGCTCGAGCTGGGCATCACCTTCTTCGACGTGTCGCCCTTCTACGGGGAGACAGTCGCGGAAACCGTTCTGGGACAAGCGTTGCGCGGTGTCGAGCGGTCCGCCTACGTGCTGGCCACCAAGGTCGGCCGCTACGGACAGGCCGACTTCGACTTCAGCGGTGATCGGGTCACGCGCAGCGTGCACGAAAGCCTGGCGCGGCTCGATGCCGGCCACCTCGATCTCGTGCAGTGCCACGACATCGAGTTCGGCGACCTCGACCAGGTGATCGGCGAAACGCTGCCCGCCCTGCGGGCTTTGCAGGAGACGGGGCTGGTGCGCGCGGTCGGGATCACCGGCTTTCCCTTGCCGGCACTCGCGTACGTCGCCGAACGAGCCCCGGTCGACACGATCATCTCCTACTGCCAGTACACGCTGCAGAACCGGCGGCTCGCCGCGTGGCGCGAGCGCTTCGAACGCTTCGGCACCGCCGTGCTCAATGCGGCTCCGCTGGCGATGGGCGCGCTGACGCAACAGGGCGCACCGCCTTGGCACCCCGCACCAAAGGAGGTGCTGCAGCGGTGCGCCGAAGCCGCGGCGGTGTGCCGGGAGCGTGGGGCGGACCTGGCGCGCGTGGCTCTGCAGTACGCGGTGAGCACCGGGGACTTCCCGGTCACGATCGTCGGCGCCGCGGACCCGGACGAGGTGCGGCGGGACGTCCGCTGGCTGACCGAGCCCCTCGACGAGAGCCTGGTGCGCGAAGTCGAGGCCTGCCTCGAACCCGTCCGCGACCGCGGGTGGGTCAACGGGCGCCCGGAGAACCAGCATCCGGGGGAGTGGCCGTGA
- a CDS encoding carbohydrate ABC transporter permease — protein MLFLVFFVLPVVWLLLAATKTDDQLVHGNPLSFGSWHALAENWTALTSFQDNAIFLWLRNSAVYSFIALAITLCVAIPAGYALAMNHFRGRRTLLVATLVVMLMPNATLVVPLFLEVNAVHLIGSMWSIILPYSFYPFGVYLTYIYFSTSLPRDLVAAAELDGCSQFGVFRHIALPLAMPVVALVGFFSFVANWTNYFLPYVLLPESDQFPVQVGLGTLLNAVPQFNPTVGTAAVQRPELALATLLAITPVLLVFLFSQRFLVAGMLAGATKE, from the coding sequence GTGCTGTTTCTGGTGTTCTTCGTGCTCCCGGTCGTGTGGCTGTTGCTGGCGGCCACGAAGACCGACGACCAGCTCGTGCACGGCAACCCGTTGTCGTTCGGTTCGTGGCACGCGCTCGCCGAGAACTGGACCGCGCTGACCTCCTTCCAGGACAACGCGATCTTCCTGTGGCTGCGCAATTCCGCGGTGTACTCGTTCATCGCGCTGGCCATCACGTTGTGCGTCGCGATCCCGGCCGGGTACGCCCTCGCGATGAACCATTTCCGCGGCCGCCGTACCTTGCTGGTCGCGACCCTGGTGGTCATGCTGATGCCGAACGCGACCTTGGTGGTGCCGCTGTTCCTCGAGGTGAACGCCGTCCACCTCATCGGGTCGATGTGGTCGATCATCCTGCCGTACTCGTTCTACCCGTTCGGGGTGTACCTGACCTACATCTACTTCAGCACCTCGCTGCCGCGTGATCTGGTCGCTGCGGCGGAGCTCGACGGGTGTTCGCAGTTCGGCGTGTTCCGGCACATCGCCCTGCCACTGGCGATGCCGGTGGTGGCGCTCGTCGGCTTCTTCAGCTTCGTCGCCAACTGGACCAACTACTTCCTGCCCTACGTCCTGCTACCGGAGAGCGACCAGTTCCCCGTCCAGGTGGGCCTGGGCACCCTGCTCAACGCGGTCCCGCAGTTCAACCCCACCGTCGGCACCGCCGCGGTGCAACGCCCGGAGCTGGCGCTGGCGACGTTGCTGGCGATCACGCCGGTCCTGCTCGTCTTCCTGTTCTCGCAACGCTTCCTGGTCGCAGGAATGCTCGCCGGCGCGACGAAGGAATAA
- a CDS encoding carbohydrate ABC transporter permease: MSTASTTARPVRSPSRRRRATWPGRGGHLFVAAYVVLLIAFGVVPTVYAVYFAFTDAGDNFAGLANFVAAAGDFRYLSAIGHVALYLVCWLVSLVVLVVGLALVLHRLRSGGVSRVLRFLYYIPGALAGAASVMVWLFVLDPTVSPVSFLMRALGFSTFGQVVAPGHLPVLFTLIAFWTGAGGWIVVMYGALNNISPDLLEAARIDGAGAWRTAWHIQIPLLRKWIVYMAILAFAGGTQLFVEPQLLSQASVGVAGRDYSLNQLSYDFAFQNNNVNTAAAISVELLLIGLVVAGVFVARSGFFDAD; the protein is encoded by the coding sequence GTGAGCACCGCGTCCACCACCGCCCGCCCGGTCAGGAGCCCGTCGCGACGACGGCGGGCGACCTGGCCGGGCCGGGGCGGGCACCTGTTCGTCGCCGCGTATGTGGTGCTGCTGATCGCGTTCGGGGTCGTGCCGACGGTGTACGCGGTGTACTTCGCGTTCACCGACGCCGGCGACAACTTCGCGGGCCTGGCGAACTTCGTCGCGGCCGCCGGCGACTTCCGGTACCTGTCCGCCATCGGGCACGTGGCGCTGTACCTGGTGTGCTGGCTCGTGTCGCTGGTGGTGCTTGTGGTCGGGCTGGCTCTGGTGTTGCATCGCCTGCGCTCGGGCGGGGTGAGCCGGGTCCTGCGGTTCCTGTACTACATTCCGGGAGCGCTCGCCGGTGCGGCGAGTGTGATGGTCTGGTTGTTCGTGCTGGACCCGACGGTGAGCCCGGTGAGCTTCCTGATGCGTGCCTTGGGTTTCAGCACCTTCGGTCAGGTCGTGGCGCCGGGCCACCTGCCGGTGCTGTTCACCTTGATCGCGTTCTGGACCGGCGCGGGCGGCTGGATCGTGGTGATGTACGGAGCGTTGAACAACATCTCTCCCGATCTGCTGGAAGCCGCCCGGATCGACGGTGCGGGGGCGTGGCGCACGGCGTGGCACATCCAGATCCCGTTGCTGCGCAAGTGGATCGTCTACATGGCGATCCTGGCGTTCGCCGGCGGGACGCAGCTGTTCGTGGAACCGCAGCTGCTTTCGCAGGCCAGTGTCGGCGTCGCCGGCCGGGACTACTCGCTCAACCAGCTGTCCTACGACTTCGCCTTCCAGAACAACAACGTGAACACGGCCGCGGCCATCTCGGTCGAGCTGCTGCTGATCGGCCTCGTGGTCGCCGGTGTGTTCGTGGCCCGATCGGGGTTCTTCGATGCCGACTGA